The following DNA comes from Castanea sativa cultivar Marrone di Chiusa Pesio chromosome 10, ASM4071231v1.
aatgagcTCTGAATAATAGAATTaaaccttcctgctattatttaaagacttcaagaaggtggtagatggaacaagtatctaagggaaagatttatatgacacgtggatgaagagtgaagagaaagaagtatataaggagacgagagaggaaagagaggggggTCGGCtcttaaactaaaaaaagaactaagaattgtaaactttggcctagaaagagagtatttatacaaattgtcctcggcttacgtccgatgagatctatttgtcatattcgttCATCATTTGCGCAGATTGTAACATTCTAGCTTGCTAATCAAACCTctaacatcccgaacctaggtttcaaacccatactctacaaattatattgtataaggctcattgggcctgagcccaacattcgtttttgggtccgggtacaattgtgcacttacagtaatcaaattaaaattaaaattaaataagtttctcaaaaaaattaaataagaattagatggattagatgaagaatctGAATtgtaatcaatttaaaaattttatcaatttataaattataggaaaagaaaaattatatattttttaaaatctaaaaaaatttatccggTTAAAGATGTATTACAATGTTGTTAGAAATGCTATAAGcattgttgtattgagatttagttagttagttagttagttacaattccaagcatgttaaacacatttagcacatgttggaattattgaTACACATGGGaaataatagaaccaatgttaatcacatttagcacatgttgaaattattaatgcacatggagaataataattacaataggatgaggccatgtgggctaatgagattagagctaatctcctataaatacatgattgtaatccaatatgacAGAcgaattgaagaataaaccaacttcttagtgcattaatgcatctctctctctcttaatctctctctttctttatggagggtgactacctcgaattaagtcaatttctctacaattcccatcaatccccctacaattcatactcatccccattaggaacctctaggttcctaacaaATGTGTAggatagaaattaaaaaaaaagttgtttttttttataatacactacaactaaaaaataaggattagatgaagaatttggattgtaatcaaattaagattaaaTGAGGACTAGATGGATTGTATGAAgtatttggattgtaatcaaattaagatttttatcaacttagaaattataggagaagaaaaattatatatatttttaaatctaaaatttttaaaacaattatgCAATTTAGTGAAACCACGTGACACAAGTATGACGTCTAAGCCaactttattatataatatactaGTCGCTCACTCGTGTAATGTATGGAAAAGCTATtgactctaaaaaaaatgaagaaatatttaacttctatatTTTTCCATAGTTTAGAAGTGTTGTCTAATATTGAACGTTATTGAGTTGCAAGTACATAGTTACTAAAACCTACAAAGTAATTTataattcttaaattaataaaacagaACTCCCAATATTACTAAAACCTACACACATAttcaaaactaatataaactgcaaatatataaacaaagatcATGATATGAGGAAGACACATCAagcattaaaatttcaaaatttataaaatctccaaattctacttcaaaaccaaaccaaatttaacaaatttatatataatatactaaataaaatttattgttcccTAGGCTAGAAGACATAGGTTGcagctttgatttttttccaaaaaaaatcaagatgcTTTTGCtatgtacaataaaaaaaaaaattagtagaaacTTCAACCCGAAAACCAAACCCATGAAAAGAATGTTAATATAAATGGAGAttaacccaaatactcaaaagaaaatcaattttaaacataacaaaagaataagatagaaaaaaaaaatctcaagcacatatgaaagaaaataaaaaattcgacataaaagataaaattcattaataatataaataaatatccacgtatgttgaattgaaattgtaagtgcacaattgcgcctagacccaaaaacacacgtgggctcaggcccaatgagctttaaataatgaaatttgtagagtgtgggttcgcaatctagtttagtggtgtttgaaacttgatgaacatgctagaatgttacagtatttgcaaacaatgAACGAATAgggcaaaatgaacctcctcggacgtaagccgaggacgatttatgtattatttctctttttctttcaaagattacagttcttagttcttgTCTATTTCTCTCAACCCCCCTTTTCTTTACTCTTTTccctctttaaatacttcttcttcttccctctttatccatgTGTAACGCAAAttaccctattagacacctgtcccatccaccaccctctggaagtcttcaaatgatagcaaaaaggctgacttctactgttcaggggtcatttcccctttaatgtggccagggaggtagatgcagggtctttaatgtggaggtagcagccttttccccaGATATTTCTGTTACACCTTTGCATCTAGAGGGTGTTtagatcaccctcttacccttCGGTTTTCCCAGAGTTTTACCTTTAATCTTTTTAGCCAGTCTCAGAGTCATTGTTGGGCTTGTCCGAGAAGACagtactcctcggaccattACAACGTAGACtaacttgtgggcctagaggccttaatcaaaaacaaactggtatcCATCAAAAAAGCCCcgagcccaaatgtttattcgggAACTTCTACCTCcccataaattttattaataacaaaaatataaacaaattcaacataaaattcattaaccaaaaaagaaagttgaATCAGATTGTTtacgtctttttttttttttttaacgatagtctcagttttttttttttttttttaaaatcctaaAGTGAAGTTATGTTAAGACTTTGAGGAGGGAAGAGAGAGTCctaactctctttctctctttttcttaatctaatgtgagtcttttttcttttcaacgtgaatttgtgtttttttttttttagtcctattTTCAATGtgagtttcatttttttttttgaagtcctatcataatttttgtttttatatagattatcaatgtttgagtttaagtttaagttagacttattagagagatagagttttactcattgttaagttttgattaaacaaaaataattttgtttaaaaaaaatgataatgataagtttgagtttaagttagacttgttagagagatgaagtatcactccttgttaagtttggactaaataaaaataattttatttaaataaaatgataattttattttttgttttaaaaaatgataataatgagcttgagtttaagttagacttgttagagaaatagagtttcactccttattaagtttggactaaattatttgtaaaaaaaaaaattggactaaataaaaaaaaatttacttaaataaaatgataattttatttaaatattatgcttaTGTGGAAAATTATGAGAGATtcagaggtttcggttatatatatatatatatatatatatatatatatatatatatatatatatatatatatatatatattagtattatgcccgtgcaatgcacggcttaataaaaaatattttgataatataattaaattgaataacaattaaaatgaaaaaaaaattaagttacatGGAAGATGCATGTTATGTAAGTTCAAGTTtgacatatatttttttcaaaaacaaatattataaaatattttaaaaactatggcaaattgtaaaaatagtaaaacaattattaatgaaacaattattattgaattttgtatatttgtccttatatataatatatctaaTCACAatgatcaataaaaaattttataatttcttttaataattccTATTTATTTATGAAGAGGGGATCGATCATCCTAAaagaattaattcaaaatttaagattaaaaaataaattgtacttGTACACcttaaagaaatttaatttttatttcttattttaatatttaaatcatTTGTTTTAGTGTTGATTTTATTCAAATGGTTATAAGTTATATCACACATTCtaacttaataataaataaaaatataattagtaaaTAATTGTAAGGTACACAGCAAAAAGAATAATACACTAAAAactgtgtgtatatatagagaGAATTTTAGGTTGTGAAGAAgatgatatgaacaaaaaggaGTTTAGGTGAAATTcaaatacttatttttttttaactttattattagGAAGAAGATGACATACGATGCAAATTTAtccacaaaaaagaagaagaaatgtagtaaaacaaaaaaaaaaaacatatttttgattcacgtatttttttttttaattctatctttttttctttcacgtattttttatctctctcttttatttgaattatatccttttttatatataggtaaTTCTATCCTATTGATTTTAGGCTTTGTTGATAATATTTTAGATAGACTCAAATGTAGTTGTAGTTGTAAATCAAATGCTACTTTCTTTTGTTACTTGATTATTAGGAAAAAGATGACATAAAATGCATATTTGTCCAAAAaaagtaacttaaaaaaattaacaaaaatgaaCGTATGTTGATATGCAATAGTATtcaattctatcttttttttattctatcttatttgctttattttatgtattttttatttgttgaaattctGTCCTTTTTTTTAGGTAATTATATCCTATTCATTTTAGGCTTTGCTGATAATATTTTAGGTAAACCAACCAActaaatttaatctttttttgaaattttagaaaatactCATTGTAGGTTACGcgttttgttaaaacacttattgttatttatccaaagaaattaataagaacAAATATATTGTAATAAATAAGGATTAGATGGATCATATGAAGAATTTagattataatcaaattaagatttttatcaacttagaaattataggagaagaaaaattgtatatatttttttcttaaaatctaaaaaaatttctgcaatttaGTGATGCCACTTGGCGCAACCACGGCTTCtaagctcaacttttattttatatatatatatatatatatatataggtaacgTTTGGATTGAGCTGAAACGCAGTGCATCTGCATTTCagccctttttattttcttggagGCGCacctgtcactgttcattggccatgaacagtgattttagggccatgaacagtgattttcgatgtgaacagtgtttttcacacattaaaaaattattttgctaccgtattttttagcttttaatttcaGTTGTATCCAAATGGATCCatagtatatgatatatatatatatatatatatatatatatatatatatatataatatacagaTGATATTGAATATTGATGTGCTTACTCTACcctgataattaaaaaaaaaaaattaaagactttgttatgtatttattattttattaaacgTTCATcagaaaaatattgaaatccCTAGCGGCCATGGGTGGGTTTACATCTCccaaagtagattttttttttcaaaataacccTAAATCTCAAACAATTTCGTTAGTCAACacgttttcaaaacaatttagcaaactaacatctcgagtacAAAATTATCGATTTTGCTGTAATAAATCAAGTGTGAAGAGCTCGATTTCCATGGAActcaagtctctaagactcgatttccctAGGATGCCACCAACTTCATCAGACCAAAGAGAAAAACAACGAAGTTGATCAAATCCAAAtatccaaacaagaaaaacaacgAATTAGAGGAAAACCTTCGCCTGGAACTTCGTCGTCACTGTCGTCGCCACCTCCTAGAACCTCTGGTTTGTGTTAGtctgggtttttgggttttcttcttTGGTCGCGTTCTTCGTGTAGTTCTTCGTCATATCtcttcatggaactcgagtatgTAATGCTTGATTTCCACGCATAGAACTTGAGTTCATGCTACTCGATttaacacaacaaaatcaactcccttagactcgagatgttaatttgctaaatagttttaaaaatgtgttaactaataaaattgtttgaattttaatgttatttccaaaaaaatccCCGAAGTACCCAATTCACAAGGGGGCAAAAGGGGAAAACTGTGAAATATGTAAGGGCATATTTGGCCGAAGAAGAGGGAAGAAGATTGGCTGATCAGCTCTcccgaagaagaagaagaagaagaagaggcagaGAAGATCGGCGTGATGATAGAGTGACActgagagaagaagagagagagagagagaggatactgATTTTGGGTGCAAGGGATGCTCTCAAAACGCAGCGTTTCAGGTTAGAATTTGTTTTCTGGAGGTATCTGAGTTTGAACATATTGATGATAATTTAGACACACAACAGAATGGTGTATTTGTTTTTGTCAGAGCCCATATGGGATGGGGATGTAGATGACTCTTCCTGTATTAGAATCTCTCTCTTGAATAACTTGGAATCAGTTCTTTGCTCATTTTTTACGACGTCTGAAGGTCGGTCAGAGGCTCGACTATGGCTTTGTAACACTATAGCAGGCATGAGTTCTGTCACTTCCTACCATCACCGCGACTTATTTGTCAATCTGTTGAGATCTAATAAGTCGCCAAAGCGGGCCTTGTTGGCATCTCAACTCCTGCAATTGATATTCGAGAAAAGGCCACATATAATGGGCTCCATCATTGCCAAGAAAAGTTACATTCTAAAGGAATTTTTTGAAGGTTAGTCCTTGTTACCAATTTTGCCATCCCTTTATTTTTGAAGGTTAGAAATTTCTTGTGAACTTTCCTATCTTTGTTGAATTATTTTTGTCTGGTCATTAGGAGAGTATGAGTGACTACTTTGAGGCAGGCACATATATTGTTGTGTTCCTTTAATTCATAtaatttgagttttctttttcaaagttCTGATTGTGCTATAATTGCTGAACAAGGCAGGAAATTCTAGGCGTATATTGCTATGGTTTTCTAATTTTGCTGCTGGTGGTGGAGTGGAGCACAGAAAAGGTGCTAAGGCACTATCCCAATTTGCTTTTGTAAATCGTGATATCTGTTGGGAGGAGCTTGAATGGAAGGGAAAACATGGTCAGTCGCCTGCTATGGTTGCTACAAAGCCCCATTACTTTCTAGATTTGGATGTCCAACTAACTGTTGAGAATTTCCTGGAAAATGTTCCTGAATTTTGGTCTTCCAATGAGTTTGCTGAGTCGGTCAAAGATGGTGAAATTTTGTTCATTGATAGAGAATTCTTTTTACAGTATTTTGTTGATTTGATGTACAAAGAGGATTCAACAGATGTATGGGAAGTCATAAACAAGTTCCTAATTGAGGaatctttctcttctttgtgTCACCGCCTTCTTATTCTTCTTGAAGAGAGGGACTTGAATAATTTCCTGGTATTGCTCGGTAAACTTCTCAACCCCAAACTGGAACCTAAGAATTTTAGTAATTCATCTTACTTGTTTGAGGTTATACTTTCTAAGTGCAGTGACTGTGGATCAATTGATCAGATGCTATTGTTAAATGCGGTTATTAATCAAGGACGCCAACTTCTTCGGCTTCTACGTGATGAAGAAGGCCAGGAGGAACatgcaaaaatcaaagacaTTGTGTCACAGATATGTGCAATACCAAGCAATGCCAATAGTTTGGCGCCCATTTTTATGAAGTGCTTCAAAACAAAGACCGTTAAAGCAATAAAATGGCTGGGGCTTCAGTCTTGGGTTCTGTACTATAGATTGTCAGAGGATTGCCAGACTCCCGAGTCTTGGGAATCATTATTCAAGGATAATGATATAGGTTTTCGCACATCGAATAAGTTTGAATTGCTACATCATGATGATTTATCTGAAGAAAGTGGTTCTGATTCGGATCGTAAAGCATCAGTTAGAGTTAAGCAcaggaagaaaggaaaaagaaagagaagaaaaaaaaacttttcttgtGATGACACTTATGACATTGAGCTACCAGATTTTGATACTACAGACAGGGTGCTGGGTTTGCAAGCCAATGCAGGAAGTTGGTTGCTCTGTACCGATGGGTATTCTGTGTCTTGGAGCAGTGTAAGTTAATCACTTCATCTCTTACATCAATTTTTAAGCTTTATACATGGTTTTACTGTTGACCTTTTGCAATATTAAGTTTCTCCAATGTGTGAAAATGTCTATATTTACAATTATGTATGCCAACCTTGTTTGTTGAGGTCTCTTTGCGTTATTGTGAATGTGAATATTATCACATGGAACTTTAGTTATCTAGACAGACTATAATGTTTAAAACTGTGTCAAGGAAACACAAAGAACTGCATGAAAATTAACTTTGATGATCTGGGCcctttatatacatatataattgtgtgtgtgtgtgtgtgtgtgtgtgtgtgcattgTATATTTGATATGTCAAATACTTGCCGCATTAGTAGTTTATAGTTTTCCAAGTAAATTACAGATCAATCCATTTTGTCTGAGAGGATAAATGTGGTTTCTGCTCAtcttttatctcatttttcattttgctaAAAGTTAGTTTCAGCCatagattttcttcttttctgttcTGGTGTTTTGTTTAGATGGGGGGGTGTTTGCAATTTTTCAATTGAAGCTAAGTTTTTTCAACTAGCGGTGGAGGAAGGGGGAACCTTTTTTGAGTTATGTATTTTAAGAGGGGTAAATATTATTCGAGATCGGTTTGTATGGGGAAAAAAGCATGTCAATGGTTCTGTCAACTAGGAGCAAACGGTGTTAGATCGTAATCCTAAACAATTCCTCATGTTCAGAGAGGGGCGATTCTACGTATACATTTTAGAAGTGTTCTAATGCTTTGCAAAATATATTGTCGTGACTGAACTTAAGGCTGGGGGTCGTAGGAGATTGGTGATCATACCAGAAGGCAAGGTGATGCATGGGTGGAGGGGGTTTGGATTTGAGTTGCAGGGCTTAATAACTCCCAAAAAGCCAGTGAAAATCTCAGATGGTATGCACAAGCAGCCGCACTCTAATGTGCGCCTCTCAATCTTTTGCAGTAGTGATTAGAGGAGAGAAGCAAAAGAATGTTGTGGTTTCGGATTCTAGGCCTCTTGCAGTTGACAAGGGAAAAAGTATTGTTAAAGACCCTTTATTAGTTGTACAAAACCCGGTGAGAGCAGTACGTGGTGAGAAGGAGATGAATCAGAAAAATTCGCCGGAGGGGAAACCAATGAGCAGCGGTGACGGGCAGGTTCTGAGCATTAAAATTCACCCGAAATTAGTGGGAAAATTTCAAACGAGGTCACCGTTATGATTTTattcaaaatcaaaaggaaagCAATTGCGAAAATCATGGGAATCCCAAGTTATTAAGGAGGGGTTTAACAATTGTGTGCAGTGAAGGAAATAATAGGCAGGTTTGGTGGGGATTTCATTAAGGAATAGAAAAATTTGTCTATTCAGCCAAGTTACTCACAACACATACCCAGATGGACCAAAgagttttaaaaacaaaagaacggACAGAGGATTCAGTTAAGCCCAGTCACGATAATAACATGGGCCTACCTCAAACCCAACTAAAGGCTGGTGAGGTTATTTCGGCCCGTGATAATTGTGAAGTCCAGATGGGTTTGGGACATCTAGTTATACGATATGATGCCCAGAGTAGTTGGGAATGACGAGAATTTTCAAAGGCAGCAGCGTCACAGTCGAGATTGGATTTGATGGGAATTTCCCTGGAGTTTACTTGCTCGTTGATGTCGCTGGATCGGGCAATGCTATGGACTGATTCAATCTTCTATACtgttagagagttggtgcatcTGGTGAGAGTGACAGAATCAGCGGTGGTAGGCAATAGCGTGGAGTCACAGGCTTCGGGGCTGGAGGTGAAGACAAAAAGGGGAAATTTGGAGCTAGTGGAGTCATCGCTGATGCTAAAATGGGCTTGGATCTGTTGGGTGCTGAATGGGGTGGGCTGGTCGAAGTTGTAGAGAGTGGAGAGGGAAATCCTATGCTGTGTACACCTTTAAACACAGTTGATCCATTTTTGCAGGACAATGCTACTGGAATTTGGGGGATTGATGAAGGTAGATTGGAGGCACCCTGATGGGTTAAATATAGAATCTGTGGGTTCAATATATTGGTAGGGTTATCTATGGACAGACATGAGCGACTATGTATTACTTTGTTACTTAAAATTGAGCAGGAATTGGAAGCAGCTAGGGTGTGGAAAAGGGGGGTTGTTTGTGCTCATAAAGTGAATACTACAAAAGTGAAAGGTACGAGGGAATTGCGGAATTTGGTTACTTTGGTTAATTATGAGGGAAAGTAGTTTTAGTCATTGTGCGTTAATTTGGGAGTTTATAGTTTTTaatgaagttgaaaattatTTCTTGGAATGTTTGGGGTTCGAATAATCCCGAAAAGCGTTTGGTAGTGAAGAATCTTCTTAGAGATTGTAAGTGTGATGCAATTTGTTTGTTAGAGACTAAATTGGGAGTGATGGGCAGATCTTTGGTGGGTAGCTTGTGGAATTTTCCTTATTTGGACTGGGTTGCTTTGGATGCTGATTATACGTCTGGTGGGATTTTGGTTATGTGGGATAGGAGGGTTTTGGAGAAAGTGGAGGatatgatgtggttgtattcaGTGTCTATTAGATGGTGGAGGGTGGTAGAGGGCTTTGAATGGGCATGTTCAGGGGTCTATGGGCCAAATGAAGATAGTTTGAGAAGCTTGTTGTGGGATGAATGAGTTAGAGTTGCTTGGGATATACCATGGTGTTGTTTGGGGGATTTTAATGTGATATGCTTTTCTAGCAAGAAATTGAGTGGTCATATCTTTAGTCAGGCAATGCTAAAATTCTCCGAGTTTATAAGAGGATACGCACTTGATGAATCTACCTCTTGAGCCTTACACATGGACAAGTGGTTCAAATTCTCCTTCAATATCCAGAATTGACAGGGCATTGGTGTCTAGGGAATGGGAAGAGCAATTCCCTAATGTTATTTAGCGGGTGTTACCATGTCCGATTTCAGATCATAGCCCTATTTTGCTAGAGGCAGGAGGAATGACAAGAGGGAAAAGTCCCtttagatttgagaatatgtggttaAAAAAAGGGCTTTGTGGAAAAGGTGCAATTTTGGTGGAATCATTATTCCTTCAATGGCATGCCTAGTTTTGCGTAGCTAAGAAATTGAAGGCCTTGAAGGAGGATATTCACATGTGGAATTTAAAGGACTTTGAAAATGTagaagtgaagaagaagaggttGTTAGAGGAGTTGGTGAAGTTAGATAGGAAGGAAGGGGTTATAAGGATCACACTTGaggagaagagggagagggatATAGAGTGATTTCAGAGGTGAAGCAGTTGGCTTCATTGGAGGAAATATCATTGAAACAGAAGTCTAGAGTCTTATGGCTTAAGGTGGGAGAtaataactcaatttttttcatcGGATGGCTAATTCCCATAGAGGAAATAATTATTTGGGTAATTTATAGGTGGATGGTGTGGTATATGAAGATGAGGCTGAGGTGGTTGCTCAAGTGGTGTGCTTTTATCAAAAGTTATATAAGGAGACAGAAACATGGCGATCGGTGGTGgatgatttgaattttgatactATTGGGGAATTGGAGAGTGGTTTGCTTGAACAGAGATTTGAGAAGGAAGAAATTCTACAAGTTGTGCATGATAAGGAGGGGGACAAAGCCTCAGGACCTGATGGATTTATGATGGCTTTTTTCCATCATTGTTGAAGGGTTGTGGAGAGTGATATTTTAGAATTCTTTGATGAATTTTATGAGTATGGTAAATTTGAGAAGCCCTTGAATGCTTCGTCTTTTGCTCTCAATCTTAAGAAACATAAAGCGCCcaatattagaaattttagaCTGATAAGTCCACTGAGTAGTGTCTATAAGATGTTGTCTGAGGTCTTGGCATATTGGTTGAGAGGGATGCTAGATGGcctcattttttaaactcaaaatgcATTTGTCAGGGGTCGTCAAATTTTGGATTCAGTCTTGGTTGCGAATGAGTGTGTTGATAGTTGTATTTGTAGTAAGATACCTAGGGTAATCTGTAAATTGGATATAGAAAAAGTCTAAGATCATGTAAACTAGGAAGCCTTGCTTTACTTGTTAGAAATGATGGGTTTTGGAGTTAGATGGCGACAATGGATCCATACTTGTATCTGTACAAtctagttttcagttttattcAATGGCTTTCCAGCTGGTTTCTTTCCTAATTCGAGAGGTTTAAGGCAAGGGGATCCTTTATCTCCTATGCTTTTCCTTCTGATGATGGAAGTATTTTCTAGGATGCTTAGGCATATGGAGGAGACTGGTATTATTAGGAATTTTAAGGTGCATGGTGTGGGAGGTGATGAGTTATGCGCATCTCATTTGTTATTTGTAGATGATTCCATTTTTTTCTGTAATACTAGTGTGGAACATTTTCTTCATATTAGGATGTTGCTAACTTGTTTCACAACAGTTAGAGGGCTAAAGATTTACATTAGTAAAAGTGATATGGTTCCGGTTGGTGAGGTGAATAATTTGGACGAGTTAGCAGATGTTTTGGGCTGCAAGATTGGGGTTTTGCCTATGACATATCTTGGTATGCCTTTGGGAGCATCCTACAAGTTGTCCTCTATATGGAACCCGATTTTGGAGAAGTTGGAAAAATGCTTGGCTAGGTGGAAAAAAATGTATCTTTCTAATGGGGGTCGCTTGACTTCCCTTTAAGAGTACGCTTTTGAGTATCCccactaatttttttatctctGTTCTCTATTCCTACTAGGGTGGCTAATAGGATTGAGAAGTTACAGAGGGATTCTCTCTTGGGTGGTTTGGCAGATGAGCATAAACTGGTATGATGCGATAAGGTGTGCTATCCTTTTGTTGATGGTGGGCTAGGTATTAGGAAAATTACTACCTTTAATAAAGCTCTTTTGGGTAAGTGGTTGTGGCATTGCAGGGTCGAGGAGACAAGATTATGGAAGCGTGTGGTTTATGGGAAATTTAGGAAGGAATGGGGGGTGGTCTTCGAAGTTACATAGGGGTTCATGAGGGTGTGGTTTATGGCAGGGCATACAGAAAGGTTGGAAGAGTTTTAGCAAGTTTCTTTACTTTGAGATTGGTTTGGGGAGTAGAATCCGATTTTGGCATGACTATTAGTGTGGAGATCAATCCTTGAAAGGAACTTTCCTGGATCTATTTGAAATTGCTACTTATAGGGAGGCATCTGTGGCAGATATGGTGGTGAGCTACACTTTGGAGGAAGGGTGGAATTGGGATATATGGTTCCGGCGTGGTTTTAATTTATGGGAGATGGAGTTGGTGGGGGACCTTTGCTCATACATTGGAGTTGCTGAGTCCTCCTATTGAGGTTGGAGATAAGATGAGGTGGTGTTTGGGGTCGAAGGGGGATTTTGATATAAAATCCTTTTATGGTGCATTGAGGGGATCTAGCTCTATTACTTTTCCTTGGAGGAAGAGTATTTGGGATTTTTACTTTCATTTTGTCACCCCTTCTTTTAGCCAATCTAATT
Coding sequences within:
- the LOC142613960 gene encoding uncharacterized protein LOC142613960 yields the protein MVYLFLSEPIWDGDVDDSSCIRISLLNNLESVLCSFFTTSEGRSEARLWLCNTIAGMSSVTSYHHRDLFVNLLRSNKSPKRALLASQLLQLIFEKRPHIMGSIIAKKSYILKEFFEGNSRRILLWFSNFAAGGGVEHRKGAKALSQFAFVNRDICWEELEWKGKHGQSPAMVATKPHYFLDLDVQLTVENFLENVPEFWSSNEFAESVKDGEILFIDREFFLQYFVDLMYKEDSTDVWEVINKFLIEESFSSLCHRLLILLEERDLNNFLVLLGKLLNPKLEPKNFSNSSYLFEVILSKCSDCGSIDQMLLLNAVINQGRQLLRLLRDEEGQEEHAKIKDIVSQICAIPSNANSLAPIFMKCFKTKTVKAIKWLGLQSWVLYYRLSEDCQTPESWESLFKDNDIGFRTSNKFELLHHDDLSEESGSDSDRKASVRVKHRKKGKRKRRKKNFSCDDTYDIELPDFDTTDRVLGLQANAGSWLLCTDGYSVSWSSADLPEYLSKHCLSTWMKWIFVKWE